A window from Vanessa atalanta chromosome 16, ilVanAtal1.2, whole genome shotgun sequence encodes these proteins:
- the LOC125069826 gene encoding glyoxylate reductase/hydroxypyruvate reductase-like gives MSLKRVLIVNKMFPSAGLELLKKELETTVLPILDYEADSLATIKAKISAGFDGLIWNTKHRLTGEILDLAGSRLKAVTTNASGIDHIDTDELKKRNLPLGNTPSVLDNAVADIAIGLMIGAARRFKEGVKEIETGEWKSGVQWCLGQDIANSTVGIVGLGGIGQAVVRRLKGFDVAKFIYSGRTDKKEAKDLGASRVPFPQLLKESDFVILCCPLTNETKHIINADNLGIMKKTSVLVNIGRGGLVDQAALYNALKSGEIFAAGLDVTTPEPLNKDDPIVSLPNCYIIPHMGSATVETRNAMAKISAENILLALKGKPMMCPIPL, from the exons ATGTCTCTCAAACGTGTACTgatcgtaaataaaatgtttcccTCGGCTGGactcgaattattaaaaaagga ACTAGAAACAACTGTGTTACCAATTTTGGATTACGAAGCGGACAGTTTGGCTACAATCAAAGCCAAGATTAGCGCTGGATTTGACGGTCTAATATGGAATACAAAGCATCGCTTAACTGGGGAGATATTGGACTTAGcgg GATCTCGCCTCAAAGCTGTAACCACTAACGCATCTGGCATAGATCACATAGATACGGACGAACTGAAGAAGCGCAATCTCCCCTTGGGAAATACACCGAGTGTTTTGGACAACGCAGTTGCTGATATCGCTATCGGACTTATGATTGGCGCTGCGAGACGCTTCAAAGAAGGCGTCAAGGAAATTGAAAC cgGTGAATGGAAATCGGGCGTGCAATGGTGTCTCGGGCAGGATATAGCCAACAGTACTGTTGGTATCGTGGGTTTGGGAGGAATTGGACAAGCCGTGGTCCGCAGATTGAAAGGCTTTGATGTCGCTAAGTTTATATATAGCGGacgcacagataaaaaagaag CAAAAGACTTGGGAGCAAGTCGTGTGCCATTCCCGCAATTGTTAAAAGAGAGCGACTTCGTTATCCTTTGCTGTCCTCTAACAAATGAGACGAAACACATAATAAATGCTGATAACCTAGGCATTATGAAGAAAACATCCGTTCTTGTTAACATTGGGAGAGGAG GTCTTGTAGATCAAGCAGCTTTGTATAATGCGTTGAAGAGCGGGGAGATATTTGCGGCCGGATTAGATGTCACGACGCCCGAACCGTTAAACAAAGATGACCCTATAGTTTCTCTGCCTAATTgtt acATAATTCCACACATGGGCAGCGCTACGGTAGAAACAAGAAATGCAATGGCTAAAATATCTGCTGAGAATATACTTTTGGCTCTTAAAGGAAAGCCCATGATGTGTCCTATCCCATTATGA